The Pseudomonadota bacterium genome includes a window with the following:
- a CDS encoding type II toxin-antitoxin system Phd/YefM family antitoxin has product MTDIVTIHAAKTHLSQLLTRVEAGEEIILARGKQPVARLVPIGKRSVKRRFGALRGVVSVGPEFFEPLPEDELRAWE; this is encoded by the coding sequence ATGACCGACATCGTCACCATCCACGCAGCCAAGACCCATCTCTCGCAGCTCCTCACCCGGGTCGAAGCCGGCGAGGAAATCATCCTCGCTAGAGGCAAGCAGCCTGTGGCGCGGCTGGTGCCGATCGGAAAGCGCTCCGTCAAGCGCCGGTTCGGCGCACTCCGCGGCGTCGTCTCGGTTGGCCCGGAGTTCTTCGAGCCCCTGCCCGAGGATGAGCTCCGCGCCTGGGAGTAG
- a CDS encoding type II toxin-antitoxin system VapC family toxin: protein MHLVLDTHALLWWLAGDTSLSRAARGAIEDELNVVHVSAVSAWEITTKHRIGRLSGWASVAADFEQIVADQGFLPLPITIRHGQAAGSLPGPLRDPFDRMLIAQSMLEAMALVSNETVFDAYGVRRLW from the coding sequence ATGCACCTCGTGCTCGATACGCATGCGCTGCTGTGGTGGCTCGCGGGCGACACCTCCCTTTCCAGAGCCGCACGGGGGGCGATCGAAGACGAACTGAACGTCGTGCATGTGAGCGCCGTATCGGCTTGGGAGATCACCACCAAGCATCGCATCGGGCGTCTGTCCGGTTGGGCCTCGGTGGCGGCCGATTTCGAGCAGATCGTCGCCGACCAAGGATTCCTCCCGCTGCCGATCACGATTCGCCATGGCCAAGCGGCAGGATCCTTGCCGGGTCCGCTGCGCGATCCATTCGACCGCATGCTCATTGCCCAGTCCATGCTCGAAGCCATGGCGTTGGTGTCGAACGAAACCGTCTTCGACGCCTATGGGGTCCGCCGGCTCTGGTGA